GTATTGCCCAGTTATCCGATTCGCTTCCGCAAGAGGTGAAATACAGCTCCTTAGGCTGACAGCCGATGAGGGATGCTATTTTCTCGCGGGCATTTTCAAGTGCCGCCTTAGCCTCGCGTCCCTTTGAATAAAGGCTGGACGGATTGCCGTAGTTCTCGCAGAGATACGGAACCATCTCGTTTATAACCTGGTGTGATACTTTTGTTGTCGCCGCATTATCGGCGTATACAAACTTTGACATTTTCGTCAACCTCTCTTTTAAACCTGCAGAATTTGCGGTTTACTGCATTTATGTTAATGTTAATTGTTTTCGCTCTTATTTGTACTGCATGGACTGCTCAACAGCCAATTTGTCGCACCTTTCGTTATAGATGTTACCTGCGTGACCCTTGACCCAGACGTAAGAAACCTTGTGAATTTGAAGCAGTGCCAATAGTTTTTCCCAAAGGTCTCTGTTCAATGCAGGCTTCTTGTCCGACTTTATCCATCCGTTTTTCTGCCAGGAATAGACCCAGCCCTTGGTGATGGAATCTATAACGTATTTTGAATCACTGTACAGCTCCACCTCACAGGGCTCTTTGAGAGCTTCAAGGCCTGCAATAAGTGCGCACAGCTCCATGCGGTTATTTGTGGTTTCTCTTTCGCCGCCGCTTATTTCCTTGGTTTTGCCGTTATACAGCAAAATCGCGGCATATCCGCCTGCGCCGGGGTTTCCCGAGCAGGCTCCGTCAGTGTAAACGGTTACCTTTTTCATTTATTCCTTAAACTCCGAATGGGACGCCGCACGGACCGGCATCGGTGCAGAAAATTCTGCCCGACGCCGCATAATGCCCATACAGCCGCCCCATGCGTTTAGTCATATTAAATTAGTGTATTCCGGAAATGTCCTAAGTCGGTTATTCTTCGGCAGGAAGAGCGTCCTTTCTGGACAGATTTATTCTTCCTTTGTCGTCGATTTCGATAAGCTTAACAGGGATAATGTCGCCTACCTGAACGATGTCCTCAACCTTTTCAACACGCTTCTTATCCAGCTTGGAGATGTGTACAAGTCCCTCCTTGCCGGGAGCGAACTCTACAAAGCAGCCGAAGGTCATAAGTCTTGTTACCTTACCGTTGTAAACAGAGCCGATTTCGGGGTCTTTTGCAATGGCATTAATCATTGCAAGAGCCTTGTAGCCTGCTTCCTTATCAACAGCGGCGATGAAGATGCTTCCGTCATCCTCGATATCAACCTTAGCACCGGTGTCGGCAACGATTTTCTGGATTACCTTTCCGCCGGGACCGATTACCTCACGGATTTTATCCACGTCAATGGTGGTGGTAATCATCTTGGGAGCATACTGAGATACATCCTCGCGGGGTGCCGGGATAGCCTTGAGAATTATATCGTCAAGGATTTCAAGACGTGCCGCATAGGTGGTATCCAGAGCGTTACGGATGATTTCGGGGGTAAGACCGTCTATCTTAAGGTCCATCTGAATGGAGGTGATACCGTTTTTAGTACCTGCAACCTTGAAGTCCATATCGCCGAAGAAGTCCTCAAGACCCTGAATGTCTATCATAGTCATCCAGCGCTCGCCCTCGGTGATAAGACCGCAGGAGATACCTGCAACGGGAGCCTTAATCGGAACACCTGCATCCATAAGAGCAAGGGTTGAGCCACAGACAGAAGCCTGAGAGGTAGAACCGTTGGAGGAGATAACCTCGGAAACAAGTCTTATAGCGTAGGGAAATTCCTCAACAGAGGGGATTACAGGCAGAAGTGAACGTTCAGCCAGTGCACCGTGACCGATTTCGCGGCGTCCGGGGCTTCTGGAAGCCTTTGCCTCGCCTACCGAGTAGCCAGGCATGTTGTAGTGATGCATATATCTCTTGAACTCGTCGTTGTCAAGTCCCTCAAGAATCTGCTGATCGCCTACGGGGCCGAGAGTAGCAATGGTCATAACCTGAGTCTGACCGCGGGTGAACATACCCGAGCCGTGAACTCTGGGGAACAGACCTACTTCAGCCGCCAGAGGTCTTATCTGGTCCATACGGCGTCCGTCAACACGCTTACCTTCATCAAGCAACCAGCGGCGGACAATTTTCTTCTGAAGTTTATAGATACATTCGTCGATCATAACGCCCTGTTCGGGGTATACTTCGTCGAATTTTTCGTGGATAGCATCAATGATGGGCTGGAGGCGCTCATCGCGTACGTTCTTGTCGTCGGTATCAAGAGCGGCCTTAACATCTTCCTCTGCAAATTCTGCAATAGCATCAAACATATCATGGTCAACCTCGCAGGAGTCGTAGGGGAACTTGGGCTTGCCTACTTCGGCAACAATGGAGTCAATGAAAGCAACAATGTTCTTGATTTCGTCATGAGCCATCATAATGGCCTTATACATATCATCGTTGTTAACTTCCTTGGCGCCTGCTTCAATCATAACGACCTTTTCGCGGGAGCCTGCAACGGTAAGCTGAAGGGTGGAAACCTCATTCTGCTTTTCGTTGGGATTGATAACCAATTCGCCGTCTACCATACCCATGAATACGCCTGCAATAGGACCGTTCCAGGGAATATCGGAAATAGAAAGCGCAACAGAAGCGCCTATCATAGCGGCGATTTCGGGGGAATTGTCCTGGTCAACGGACAGAACGGTCATGGACAGACAGATATCATTTCTCAAATCCTTGGGGAAAAGAGGACGGATAGGTCTGTCGATAACACGGGAGGTAAGAATAGCCTTTTCGGAGGGGCGTCCCTCTCTCTTGAGGAAGCCGCCGGGAATTTTACCTACCGAGTAAAGTCTTTCTTCAAAATCCACGGACAGAGGGAGAAAATCAATTCCGTCACGGGGCTTTGCACTTGCGGTAGCGCAAGCGAGAATAACGGTATCGCCGTAGCGAACCAGACAGGAGCCGTTGGCAAGCTGAGCCATTTTACCGGTCTCGATAACGAGGGGACGGCCTGCAAGAGTGTACTCGAAAGTCTTATGGTTTTCAAAAACCAGGTCTTTGAACATTTCTGACATAATTTTTTCTGCCTTTCTTTTATTTTTTCGGCAACACACTGTATTAGCACTTAGAAAAACGTCCGAAAAACGAAATGTTCGGGCATTTTTTTAACTGCTAATCGCTGTGCGCGCCGTTTTTTACGGGTTAAAAAACACTCAATTCAGCAATTTTGGGGATGTGGTAGTACACCACACCCCCAAAGTGTCTGATTACTTTCTGATGTTGAGTTTTTCGATTATTGCTCTGTAACGGTTGATATCCTTCTTCATAAGGTAGTTGAGAAGGTTTCTTCTGTGACCAACCATCTTCAGAAGACCGCGACGGGAGTGATGGTCCTTGTTGTTAGCCTTGAGGTGCTCGTTGAGAGCGTTGATTCTTGAGGTAAGAATCGCGATCTGCACTTCGGGAGAACCGGTATCGGTTTCGTGAGTGCGGTAGGTAGAGATAATTGTTTGCTTTTCGTCTTTCAGCATTTTTGTTCACCTTTCATCATAAAGATTTTATTTTTTTAATGTAAAAGCCCGGCATAGGGCGGGTGAACAACGATAATGTTCCGTTGTCCCTACACTGCGCTGATACACATTGTGTATTATAACACATAATTTTCCTGTTGTAAAGATATGAATGAAAAAGTTTTAAAAAAGTTAAAAATTGAGTTCCTTTTCTTCTTTTTCTTCAAGAAGCCTTTTGAGTGCGCGGTTTTCACATATTTTCTGACGGCATTCGGATATTGCCACAACCGCCAGTGCCACACCGGCACCGATTGCGGCGGCTTCGGCAAGATTCATTTTTACCGAAAATCCCACCGACTTGCTCTTAGGCTCAGGGTCATGCTCACCTTTAAAAAGCGAAAGACGCAATTTTATATCCTTTTGAATATACGTTGTTCGCATTATGTCGGCAAGACGAAGTAAATCATTTTTAATTTTCATGGTTTATCCTCCTTTTACGTTATGATGCGTTTGAAAAATGTTATTATACATTAATAAAGATTTGCAGGCTCAGCCATGTCGAAGATTTCGGAATATATCACTTCAATACCCACTTTTTTTGCAAAGGAAGCCATCTTTTCGCCAAGCTCTGCAGCCGAAATATCTGCTGCCAGTGCGGAATAATCGGCATCGGTTAACTCAAGGCGCTTTATTATATGGTAGCCGTAGGTTGTCTGCACGGGTGTGCTGATTTTTCCCGGTTCAAGCTGTTTGCAGGCAGTTTCAAACTCAACCACCATTTCGCCGTCACAGAATAAATAGCCCTCCTCAGTCATACCGGGGTCAGTGTTATACTGTTCAACCAGCGCCATGAAATCCTCGCCGTTATCAAGCTTTTCCAGCACCTCATTTGCGGTTGCCTCATCAGCAACGAGTATATGCTGTGCTCTCATGTATCCCTTTTCTTCAATATATGTGCCGATTTTTTTCTTGTCTACAATGATTTCTCCGTTATCGTCACAGTAAAGGAAGGTGCCAAGCTCAGCCGCCACAAGAGAAGCGGTTTCCATTTCGATAAGCATATCGGCGGTAATGCCCTGCTCTGCCATAAGCTCGCTGAGGCTTACACCGTACTGCGCGTACTGCATTTCAAGCTGTGCAACGCTGTCTGCCGCTTTTTTTCTGAGAGTATCAATAACAATTCCGTTTTCGCGTGCCATAACCGGAAGAGCGATGTGCTGTTGGATAATAGTTTGTGCCACACTGTCCTTAAGCTGCTTGGTCATTGCTGCGTAATCCTCGGGCATTTCTTTTTTAACCTGTTTCCATATCTCATTGTTTCCGCCGTCTACCTGGCTGAGAAATGCTCTGTAATAGTATTTGAAAA
The nucleotide sequence above comes from Oscillospiraceae bacterium. Encoded proteins:
- the rnhA gene encoding ribonuclease HI, with protein sequence MKKVTVYTDGACSGNPGAGGYAAILLYNGKTKEISGGERETTNNRMELCALIAGLEALKEPCEVELYSDSKYVIDSITKGWVYSWQKNGWIKSDKKPALNRDLWEKLLALLQIHKVSYVWVKGHAGNIYNERCDKLAVEQSMQYK
- a CDS encoding polyribonucleotide nucleotidyltransferase, whose product is MFKDLVFENHKTFEYTLAGRPLVIETGKMAQLANGSCLVRYGDTVILACATASAKPRDGIDFLPLSVDFEERLYSVGKIPGGFLKREGRPSEKAILTSRVIDRPIRPLFPKDLRNDICLSMTVLSVDQDNSPEIAAMIGASVALSISDIPWNGPIAGVFMGMVDGELVINPNEKQNEVSTLQLTVAGSREKVVMIEAGAKEVNNDDMYKAIMMAHDEIKNIVAFIDSIVAEVGKPKFPYDSCEVDHDMFDAIAEFAEEDVKAALDTDDKNVRDERLQPIIDAIHEKFDEVYPEQGVMIDECIYKLQKKIVRRWLLDEGKRVDGRRMDQIRPLAAEVGLFPRVHGSGMFTRGQTQVMTIATLGPVGDQQILEGLDNDEFKRYMHHYNMPGYSVGEAKASRSPGRREIGHGALAERSLLPVIPSVEEFPYAIRLVSEVISSNGSTSQASVCGSTLALMDAGVPIKAPVAGISCGLITEGERWMTMIDIQGLEDFFGDMDFKVAGTKNGITSIQMDLKIDGLTPEIIRNALDTTYAARLEILDDIILKAIPAPREDVSQYAPKMITTTIDVDKIREVIGPGGKVIQKIVADTGAKVDIEDDGSIFIAAVDKEAGYKALAMINAIAKDPEIGSVYNGKVTRLMTFGCFVEFAPGKEGLVHISKLDKKRVEKVEDIVQVGDIIPVKLIEIDDKGRINLSRKDALPAEE
- the rpsO gene encoding 30S ribosomal protein S15, translating into MLKDEKQTIISTYRTHETDTGSPEVQIAILTSRINALNEHLKANNKDHHSRRGLLKMVGHRRNLLNYLMKKDINRYRAIIEKLNIRK